One Bombina bombina isolate aBomBom1 chromosome 5, aBomBom1.pri, whole genome shotgun sequence DNA segment encodes these proteins:
- the LOC128660057 gene encoding putative nuclease HARBI1, with product MRFRCLDRSGGDLQFSPEKAIKIIVACCCLHNMAQEHGMLNDLLPTPQPPGEIFEHDVINHPQPLNAHLERSATIQDFFSD from the exons atgcgctttcgctgcctggacagatcagggggggatctccaattcagtccggaaaaagctataaaaatcatagtggcatgttgctgtctacacaacatggcacaggagcatgggatgttgaacgacttacttccaacaccacagcccccaggtgaaatctttgagcatgatgtaattaatcatccccaacccctcaatgcccatttggagagatctgcaactattcaagatttcttttcag attga